A window of Nicotiana sylvestris chromosome 8, ASM39365v2, whole genome shotgun sequence genomic DNA:
GTCAAATTCAGCTTGTGTGTATGCTTTTGCCATCGAGAAGTATATCTAGCTCAACTTGGCATGGCTCTTTTTGAATTTCTTATATACGTTGTTTCATAGATGCCATATACAAGCAAAATGCGGTACATATGGATACACTCTCGATACAGATTTAATGATACTCTCATTTTTATCTGTAATGATGCACATGTTTTCCCTTTCACCGTATGCTATCTTGAATTGCTTAAAGAACCACGTCCAAGCAACATCGTTCTCTGAATCAATAACACCATATGCTAGTGGCAATATATGACCTGTAAATACAATtgaatataattatttttaaaacatgcatttcaatatttaaaaatattaacaGATTGTATTATAATTCAGATACTCACCTGCACCATCCAACGTGCTTGCCGAAATGAATGTCCCGGTGTAGTAAGATTTTAGGTGACTTCCATCCACAATAACAATGGGTCTACAATGATCAAACTCCCTTATAAAGGCATACAATGATATATACACGTACATGAATTCATTTTTTGGtgattttaccattcttatgtgggAACCTGGATATGTCATATCCATCGTATATAAGTATCCTGGTAATTTTTTGTATGAATCAGCCGGTTCACCTCTCAGAAaattcattgccttttctttagcCCTCCACGCCAACATGTAGCTAACATCTACACCTAAATCTGATTTCACATCATCAATAACATCCCTTGGAGTGTATTTCCTCTTATGGTTTGTAAGCTTAGGCCTTATCATACCACCTATAAGGCTGCTACTAGCCTGCCGCTGCTCATACACCTTATCCTTCAGCGGACATGTATGGTTATCATTGAATTCTCTCACTTTGAATAGTTCTGATTTGTTAATACTTGAAGCCTTAAACCTCCATTCACAATCTTCTGAAATGCATAATAATGCATAGCTGCAAAGAATTAATTATTTTACATTTGATTAGCATAAGTGTTTACAAAAAATGCAGCTCATATATAGACAAATATAATCTGACATAGATACATCCTGACATCtctatatataaatttttatacTACTGAATTCCATTATAGTTATATGCGTTTGAATAcaatgaatacaactgaatacactTGTTTGTATATGCATACACTTAATACCATAGTAGACataataagaaaataattagAGCCACTGTTGTGTATTTATACTAgtaaaatacatatgaatacatgtATTTAAATGCCCTAAACAAACATATGTTTACTTCATCTGTGATCATCTAGATGAAATACACAAATACGCATAAATACAACGACGTCAAACTTACACCTCGAACCAATAATCGAAAGTACAACGGATTTTTTTTAAATACATGCAAACCCGACAGCATTAGACCTATCAACCTGGAATTGAAACCTTTGAGCTATAGCATAATTCTCCATCACCTCTTTCAATGTAGCCTTATCCTTATAAACCTTTCCAGCCATAACCTCCTTTTGATTAGTTTTTGAAATTATCAAATCCTTGTGGAGTTCGAACACTCCAATCGCTTCTCCTGAATTGACAAAAATTAGAGCCAGTGTATTATCTGTATCGGAATCGTACCTTTGAACTCCTTCGTCTATTTGCACAATGTCGCCTTGATTTAAACTACCTCCGGATGTAAGATCTTTTTTGATAGTTGTTATGCACAAAGGATACATCCCAAATTCGTTGTTCTCTTTTTTCAATTCTACATACACTCTGTAACCCATATCATTGTGTATTTCCATTGGTGTGCAATTTTCTTCTACTTTGTATTGTATTTTAATGGTCTTGGAGCTCAAATCGATACCCAGTTGATTTGAAATTGAAACAACCAGATCATTAAAGGAGGCATACTCCTTTATCAGTATTCCCTCAATTGAAAAATCGATGTAATTGCCCTCATCGTTCCACTTGCCAGAATGACGCAAAAAAACTGTTAAACTTTCCATATGTATAGAGGATGAATACcttattttgtatataatttgtatcaatcgaaaaaaagagaagagaatggAAGAAGTTCGATCAGATGTTGCTCTGTTTTTTCGCTGTATTCACGTTTCTGAGATGCTGTCTTTGAGCAGAATACAGATTAATGTGTACTAGTTTTAGTTCGTTGAGTTAAtttaggagaatatcatgtgatttgatttcctttcatttttaaccAGTTTAACCTTCCAGATTCTGCGCAGATATGTTACTGTATTTCACGTTAAAGCCGCTtaaatacaactaaatacatATCAGAGTTAGCTGGAATTCCTGTTTTTACGCCTATTTTTTTtgttgtattaatgaatacaacatctcaaatacatgaaatacattttataaaaacataaaagatatctataacacgtaatatagcaaagggtatctataaatagctaattagacctaaaagatggttctttatgaaaaattctcttTAATTATACGGGCGAACATTTTACCTGTTTTCTATTTGTTTTCAGCAATCCAtattgtgagcacatgatttttgcttcatggaaactactccaaaagaaatcggaaaagaaataaaacaagttacccccgggtacaattttgaggatttatgtgacattttgataattgttctgtccgtaaatgctcgcctcgctatagttagaaaatacaaaaatacatgctgCAGGCATTTAGGAATAATTGGTGTATTTAGGAATTAGTTAATTATACTTTGGTTgtttaaaagcgaaaatcacaaaatacgcaTTTTTGTTGTCatcgtaattttattaaaatgttttaattcgtgtgataTTTGTTGTtaggtattaattaatatttgtatgtttaattttggtttttaggaatttttgtctaAATTATAAGAGGGAAAATATCTGATTTGGGCCGAAAATTCAACTGAAAATCGGGCCCAAACCAATACagtgacccagtccaaaccaggtctTCTAGGGACGCCCCCCAAACGATGCCGTATGAGGCGTTTGATCTGAACCGTCCGTCCCACCTAATCCAACGATCCCCTAGATTTCCCCAGCACCCGACTCGTTTAAACCTTAGGACGACCCATTCCCATTTAAGGGAGACGACGTCGTTTCCTGGTGCcagatagatcctggccatagatccaactcgatccaacggccaggatctaatccCTTACCCCATATATAAATCAttcatcacaccccacgcccccatccgaacacccccccttcatcgtcccaaacccagacctcccaaaccctagccgccctaagcttccttcgcctgaaacccggcggcatctaCGCCGCCGGTCACCCCTCTAACACCATAACACCTCCTTCACTCCCTGAACCCAAATCTGttacccccttgcctcgaatcatcccccttcatctcgaatcttgatttgaagattcgagcccaaccccgatctacaccaacccaccccggaTTCATACCAGCCACTATCCtgccctcactcgtgaccaaaccaagcttggtttgctccgaatctacccacaaatcctcgagccccaaatcggactgttcgaaccctagaactCAAGAATTTTTGGAATCCGGCCAGATTAAAatgagggttggggtctaatagaccttaatcgaagtgttctcagttgagaacacctcgattaaggtctgttcggcctcaaatgggcaaatccaGTCAAAGCTGGGGTCGTTTGTTGTTGAGCTTTCAGAGTGAGTTCcctctttcctttctctttttgtttaaaTGTTGCTTGAGTTTGTCAACATGTTTAGtcagtttgtttgttatttctaTTTTT
This region includes:
- the LOC138874992 gene encoding uncharacterized protein, with product MESLTVFLRHSGKWNDEGNYIDFSIEGILIKEYASFNDLVVSISNQLGIDLSSKTIKIQYKVEENCTPMEIHNDMGYRVYVELKKENNEFGMYPLCITTIKKDLTSGGSLNQGDIVQIDEGVQRYDSDTDNTLALIFVNSGEAIGVFELHKDLIISKTNQKEVMAGKVYKDKATLKEVMENYAIAQRFQFQVDRSNAVGYALLCISEDCEWRFKASSINKSELFKVREFNDNHTCPLKDKVYEQRQASSSLIGGMIRPKLTNHKRKYTPRDVIDDVKSDLGVDVSYMLAWRAKEKAMNFLRGEPADSYKKLPGYLYTMDMTYPGSHIRMVKSPKNEFMYVYISLYAFIREFDHCRPIVIVDGSHLKSYYTGTFISASTLDGAGHILPLAYGVIDSENDVAWTWFFKQFKIAYGERENMCIITDKNESIIKSVSRVYPYVPHFACIWHL